A stretch of the Tachysurus vachellii isolate PV-2020 chromosome 26, HZAU_Pvac_v1, whole genome shotgun sequence genome encodes the following:
- the shisa2a gene encoding shisa family member 2a, giving the protein MRSRLFLVPFFAPLLLLLSVQRAHAGGEYCHGWSDASGARHRGFRCPERYDGEGARYCCGSCSLRYCCAAPDARLDQSTCPAELDFHNQGARDVPPSLPTYLPFVIVVSAFLSFVLLGSLISVCCCHCVKPKPSDRPSPTQTSLLESGGPSPKSSTPSCMSNSGLHPPRPSPAELSVYSAFPPAFVPPLHQGAPQFYPNYPNYPLPPEHTMLIAPAFLDTHGHGHGPPFHQDPVYPTVTV; this is encoded by the exons ATGCGGTCCCGGTTGTTCCTCGTGCCCTTCTTTGCGCCTCTGTTGCTGCTGTTGTCGGTTCAGCGCGCGCACGCCGGCGGTGAGTACTGCCACGGTTGGAGCGACGCGTCGGGGGCGCGGCACCGAGGATTCCGCTGTCCCGAGCGCTACGACGGCGAGGGCGCGCGCTACTGCTGCGGCTCGTGCTCGCTGCGCTACTGCTGCGCCGCGCCGGACGCGCGCCTCGATCAGAGCACGTGCCCTGCCGAGCTGGACTTCCACAACCAAGGAGCACGAGACGTTCCACCGAGCC TTCCGACTTATCTGCCCTTTGTGATCGTAGTGAGCGCCTTCCTGTCCTTTGTTCTGCTCGGGTCACTGATCTCCGTCTGCTGCTGTCACTGTGTGAAGCCGAAGCCCAGCGACCGGCCCAGTCCCACACAGACCAGTTTGTTGGAATCAGGAGGCCCGTCACCTAAAAGCTCCACCCCTTCATGTATGTCCAACTCTGGACTCCACCCTCCTCGCCCGAGTCCGGCAGAACTCAGCGTGTACAGTGCATTTCCACCAGCATTTGTTCCTCCACTTCACCAGGGGGCACCACAGTTTTACCCAAATTATCCCAACTATCCACTGCCCCCAGAGCACACCATGCTGATCGCACCGGCGTTCCTGGACACgcacggacacggacacggtCCGCCCTTCCATCAGGACCCTGTCTACCCCACTGTTACTGTCTGA
- the mtmr8 gene encoding myotubularin-related protein 8 isoform X1, protein MEHILTPKVECVKILDRYAAKKPTTGTLYLTATHLIFVEQSTNTRKELWVLHHHISSVEKLPTTASGCPLLIHCKTFQRLHLLLPREKEAQDVHQSLLRLSQTVKEEELYAFLYSPQEGADERRQGWDLISMNADFSRMGLPNEFWEISDLNSNYELCSTYPSVLGIPKCASVATVTGSAKFRSRNRLPALSYYHKDTKAAICRCSQPLAGLSSRCMEDEQMLQAIREANPNCPFIYVVDTRPKLNAMANRAAGKGYENEDNYTNIRFHFQGIENIHVMRSSLQKLLELCAQKTVSMSDFLTGLENSGWLRHIKAVMDAGVFLSKAVVDEGASVLVHCSDGWDRTAQVCSLASILIDPYYRTIKGLMVLIEKEWIAFGHKFSQRCGHVEGDPKEVSPVFTQFVECVWQLMEQFPCAFQFNERFLLSIHEHVYACHYGNFICNNQREREQLRLRERTFSVWPYLLEHQDEFRNPLYKRTTHNGLLRPNTLPLHFKFWCGMYNRYDKGIHPRQSILDTLLSLTVRQMFEERTMTELQKQLAIADGVLSDSDGPISMLPHQNSHVEATPTSSYVQTNGDCTSSRGCTGAESEQETNESEPEVVAKDKAVSMATQISKEEVEKMDPS, encoded by the exons ATGGAGCACATTCTAACTCCTAAG GTGGAATGTGTGAAGATCTTGGACAGATACGCTGCCAAAAAGCCAACCACTGGAACTTTATACCTCACAGCAACTCACCTCATTTTTGTGGAACAGTCTACCAACACACGCAAGGAATTATGG gtcctGCATCATCATATCTCGTCCGTAGAGAAACTTCCCACCACTGCATCAGGATGTCCGCTGCTCATCCACTGTAAAACTTTTCAGCGTCTCCACCTGCTGCTGCCCCGAGAGAAGGAAGCTCAGGACGTCCATCAGTCTCTCCTGCGCCTGTCTCAAACag tgaaggaggaggagcTCTACGCCTTCCTGTACAGCCCCCAGGAGGGTGCAGATGAGCGGAGACAGGGCTGGGACCTCATCAGCATGAACGCTGACTTCAGCAGAATGGGTTTGCCAAATGAATTCTGGGAAATCAGTGACCTCAACAGCAACTATGAG CTCTGCTCTACATATCCGTCAGTGCTCGGCATCCCCAAGTGTGCCAGTGTTGCTACGGTAACAGGCAGCGCCAAGTTTAGGAGTCGGAATCGGCTTCCTGCTCTGTCGTATTATCACAAAGATAccaag GCAGCGATCTGTCGGTGTAGTCAGCCTCTCGCAGGTTTAAGTTCTCGCTGTATGGAAGATGAACAGATGCTGCAGGCTATCAGGGAGGCAAATCCCAACTGTCCTTTCATTTACGTTGTGGACACAAGACCTAAG ctgaaTGCTATGGCTAACCGGGCAGCAGGTAAGGGGTACGAAAACGAGGATAATTACACcaacatcaggttccacttccAGGGCATCGAGAACATCCATGTCATGAGAAGCAGTTTACAGAAACTCCTTGAGt TATGTGCTCAGAAAACCGTCTCTATGAGTGACTTCCTGACCGGACTAGAAAACTCTGGCTGGCTGAGACACATCAAAGCGGTGATGGACGCAGGAGTCTTCCTCTCTAAA gcagtaGTTGATGAGGGAGCGAGTGTGTTAGTGCACTGTTCTGATGGATGGGATCGCACGGCTCAGGTGTGTTCGCTCGCCTCCATTCTTATTGACCCTTATTACAGAACCATCAAAGGACTCAtg GTTCTGATAGAGAAAGAGTGGATTGCTTTCGGACATAAATTCAGTCAGAG gtGTGGTCATGTGGAAGGTGACCCTAAAGAGGTGTCCCCCGTGTTCACACAgtttgtggagtgtgtgtggcagCTGATGGAGCAGTTCCCCTGTGCGTTTCAGTTTAACGAACGCTTCCTGCTCTCCATCCACGAACATGTCTACGCCTGTCACTATGGCAACTTCATCTGCAACAaccagcgagagagagagcagctaaG gctcaGAGAGAGAACCTTCTCCGTGTGGCCGTATCTCCTGGAGCATCAGGATGAGTTCAGAAACCCTCTTTACAAACGCACTACACACAATGGCTTACTGAGACCCAACACCCTGCCACTGCACTTCAa gttctGGTGTGGGATGTATAATCGTTATGATAAAGGGATACATCCGAGACAGTCCATTCTGGACACGCTCCTGTCTCTGACTGTAAGACAGATGTTTGAGGAGAGGACGATGACTGAACTGCAGAAA CAGCTAGCTATCGCTGATGGAGTCCTCTCTGATTCTGATGGACCAATCAGCATGCTTCCTCATCAAAACAGCCATGTTGAGGCCACGCCCACCTCCTCCTATGTCCAAACAAACGGAGACTGTACGTCTTCGAGGGGCTGCACTGGAGCCGAGTCGGAGCAGGAAACAAACGAAAGCGAGCCAGAGGTGGTTGCGAAGGACAAAGCTGTTTCTATGGCAACCCAGATCTCTAAAGAGGAGGTAGAAAAAATGGATCCTTCTTAA
- the mtmr8 gene encoding myotubularin-related protein 8 isoform X2 — MEHILTPKVECVKILDRYAAKKPTTGTLYLTATHLIFVEQSTNTRKELWVLHHHISSVEKLPTTASGCPLLIHCKTFQRLHLLLPREKEAQDVHQSLLRLSQTVKEEELYAFLYSPQEGADERRQGWDLISMNADFSRMGLPNEFWEISDLNSNYELCSTYPSVLGIPKCASVATVTGSAKFRSRNRLPALSYYHKDTKAAICRCSQPLAGLSSRCMEDEQMLQAIREANPNCPFIYVVDTRPKLNAMANRAAGKGYENEDNYTNIRFHFQGIENIHVMRSSLQKLLELCAQKTVSMSDFLTGLENSGWLRHIKAVMDAGVFLSKAVVDEGASVLVHCSDGWDRTAQVCSLASILIDPYYRTIKGLMVLIEKEWIAFGHKFSQRCGHVEGDPKEVSPVFTQFVECVWQLMEQFPCAFQFNERFLLSIHEHVYACHYGNFICNNQREREQLRLRERTFSVWPYLLEHQDEFRNPLYKRTTHNGLLRPNTLPLHFKFWCGMYNRYDKGIHPRQSILDTLLSLTVRQMFEERTMTELQKLAIADGVLSDSDGPISMLPHQNSHVEATPTSSYVQTNGDCTSSRGCTGAESEQETNESEPEVVAKDKAVSMATQISKEEVEKMDPS; from the exons ATGGAGCACATTCTAACTCCTAAG GTGGAATGTGTGAAGATCTTGGACAGATACGCTGCCAAAAAGCCAACCACTGGAACTTTATACCTCACAGCAACTCACCTCATTTTTGTGGAACAGTCTACCAACACACGCAAGGAATTATGG gtcctGCATCATCATATCTCGTCCGTAGAGAAACTTCCCACCACTGCATCAGGATGTCCGCTGCTCATCCACTGTAAAACTTTTCAGCGTCTCCACCTGCTGCTGCCCCGAGAGAAGGAAGCTCAGGACGTCCATCAGTCTCTCCTGCGCCTGTCTCAAACag tgaaggaggaggagcTCTACGCCTTCCTGTACAGCCCCCAGGAGGGTGCAGATGAGCGGAGACAGGGCTGGGACCTCATCAGCATGAACGCTGACTTCAGCAGAATGGGTTTGCCAAATGAATTCTGGGAAATCAGTGACCTCAACAGCAACTATGAG CTCTGCTCTACATATCCGTCAGTGCTCGGCATCCCCAAGTGTGCCAGTGTTGCTACGGTAACAGGCAGCGCCAAGTTTAGGAGTCGGAATCGGCTTCCTGCTCTGTCGTATTATCACAAAGATAccaag GCAGCGATCTGTCGGTGTAGTCAGCCTCTCGCAGGTTTAAGTTCTCGCTGTATGGAAGATGAACAGATGCTGCAGGCTATCAGGGAGGCAAATCCCAACTGTCCTTTCATTTACGTTGTGGACACAAGACCTAAG ctgaaTGCTATGGCTAACCGGGCAGCAGGTAAGGGGTACGAAAACGAGGATAATTACACcaacatcaggttccacttccAGGGCATCGAGAACATCCATGTCATGAGAAGCAGTTTACAGAAACTCCTTGAGt TATGTGCTCAGAAAACCGTCTCTATGAGTGACTTCCTGACCGGACTAGAAAACTCTGGCTGGCTGAGACACATCAAAGCGGTGATGGACGCAGGAGTCTTCCTCTCTAAA gcagtaGTTGATGAGGGAGCGAGTGTGTTAGTGCACTGTTCTGATGGATGGGATCGCACGGCTCAGGTGTGTTCGCTCGCCTCCATTCTTATTGACCCTTATTACAGAACCATCAAAGGACTCAtg GTTCTGATAGAGAAAGAGTGGATTGCTTTCGGACATAAATTCAGTCAGAG gtGTGGTCATGTGGAAGGTGACCCTAAAGAGGTGTCCCCCGTGTTCACACAgtttgtggagtgtgtgtggcagCTGATGGAGCAGTTCCCCTGTGCGTTTCAGTTTAACGAACGCTTCCTGCTCTCCATCCACGAACATGTCTACGCCTGTCACTATGGCAACTTCATCTGCAACAaccagcgagagagagagcagctaaG gctcaGAGAGAGAACCTTCTCCGTGTGGCCGTATCTCCTGGAGCATCAGGATGAGTTCAGAAACCCTCTTTACAAACGCACTACACACAATGGCTTACTGAGACCCAACACCCTGCCACTGCACTTCAa gttctGGTGTGGGATGTATAATCGTTATGATAAAGGGATACATCCGAGACAGTCCATTCTGGACACGCTCCTGTCTCTGACTGTAAGACAGATGTTTGAGGAGAGGACGATGACTGAACTGCAGAAA CTAGCTATCGCTGATGGAGTCCTCTCTGATTCTGATGGACCAATCAGCATGCTTCCTCATCAAAACAGCCATGTTGAGGCCACGCCCACCTCCTCCTATGTCCAAACAAACGGAGACTGTACGTCTTCGAGGGGCTGCACTGGAGCCGAGTCGGAGCAGGAAACAAACGAAAGCGAGCCAGAGGTGGTTGCGAAGGACAAAGCTGTTTCTATGGCAACCCAGATCTCTAAAGAGGAGGTAGAAAAAATGGATCCTTCTTAA
- the amer1 gene encoding APC membrane recruitment protein 1, with amino-acid sequence MEAPTRSELPGAAGGSQPSDTISPEPQSPQSPPAGKLRKTAFKFFGGRKSMCMLPSFFVGRGKGQGRWSSKMGVTKSQTYDGVSRACWEENIRGSGDVTSAEFEFHNPNGSTDLHKVQESCAKSQSLPRQKRGLRGLFSSIRKHRKSKNNAEAEKNEMLEMSSGDTVPGKLTNLGCHGDNNDSKSHMGLLEPDVPMESNSSDFTKSPAAHTDACTTEESLVPEKLRSKEKAGKEEKGEKIGDEGQDEAEEEKGQKIKVGLVTYRQPLSADSEMARLTEVHTDLPEGDLPATSTSTDNLIFGDVSSLKSFDSLTGCGDIIADQDDVSVAESSVSGERGSRNAGKRSSCLVTYQGGGEEMATPDEVDNEYLDSLWESEGSEVCYLPSEQTISPSSTSDQPTSSFLVTSSTSGNTSTSPLGITETVLTPTDLLTPQSDRQGSVPTSDEGYYDSTTPGADEDARECPQQERLSRDSYSGDALYELFEPDDRLLSPPLPSKDSRALLGGNNSKGDLLYALTSAGLESGAMETEEERLSKIQHALLCCELQNLRNPSKDQQLYCSEHLYSETNPREGIYKSSKEEAHHPSGSRPLQGSQALKEVLSHSGGQVEHRPSSGPTTDSRLSTQASKTTSLGKDAVLYSKQERCDGADDGSFLPTRGCSQSQEELMVCFSQALVDFTKNNRLYHNSTESLDGSESSSPFGPSLSALPAIVTFDVVDMENEGECEQPELVEEEEESTSPFEAFEDDSCYLQQDAFAECDQRTFDAYEQSLFLSNAWGITSLPRHRSLGRPSPPVPSSLALNRRSRSLDTDSLELQTSELYASLVSHGHKMAASFNRRKNSADTEDVCDMGQQGRNWRQGHGCEFDSSQTSMSQQQQRSLHGTAWMETLSSSSCQPTVRPSHLPLQAAYHNSSAARILKICADGEVSGGGHTDQYPCNHPPGGQWKSRPVGITQGIPHHRADQSEATREIMTKNRRTEVEVGYSTATPKRNM; translated from the coding sequence ATGGAGGCTCCAACGAGAAGCGAGCTGCCGGGTGCGGCTGGTGGTAGCCAGCCATCAGACACCATCTCCCCTgagcctcagtcacctcagtcacctccgGCAGGAAAGCTAAGAAAGACGGCCTTCAAGTTTTTTGGAGGTCGAAAGAGCATGTGTATGCTGCCAAGCTTTTTTGTAGGAAGAGGCAAGGGTCAAGGAAGGTGGTCTTCTAAAATGGGTGTAACCAAGAGTCAGACTTATGATGGTGTGAGCAGAGCATGCTGGGAGGAGAACATTAGAGGTAGCGGTGATGTGACTTCAGCAGAGTTTGAGTTCCACAACCCAAATGGCTCAACTGATCTCCACAAAGTGCAGGAAAGTTGTGCAAAGTCACAGTCCCTCCCACGACAGAAGAGAGGACTCAGAGGTCTGTTCAGCAGCATCAGGAAGCACCggaaaagcaaaaataatgcCGAAGCGGAAAAAAATGAGATGCTTGAAATGTCCTCCGGTGATACAGTGCCTGGAAAGTTGACAAACCTTGGTTGTCATGGTGACAATAACGACAGCAAGAGTCACATGGGTTTGTTAGAGCCGGACGTGCCTATGGAATCTAACAGCAGTGATTTCACAAAATCGCCTGCCGCTCATACTGACGCGTGCACGACGGAGGAATCTCTAGTGCCTGAGAAACTAAGGAGCAAGGAGAAGGCTGGGAaggaagagaaaggagaaaaaatcgGTGATGAAGGTCAAGATGAGGCAGAGGAAGAGAAGGGACAGAAGATAAAGGTTGGCTTGGTTACGTATCGACAGCCACTATCTGCAGACTCTGAGATGGCACGCCTCACTGAAGTGCATACAGATTTGCCTGAGGGAGACCTGCCCGCGACGTCCACCTCAACCGACAACTTGATTTTCGGAGATGTGTCCTCTCTGAAGAGTTTTGATTCGTTGACTGGGTGCGGTGACATCATCGCTGACCAGGATGACGTTAGTGTTGCAGAGAGTTCGGTATCAGGTGAGAGAGGAAGCCGTAATGCTGGCAAACGCAGCTCCTGCCTTGTAACTTATCAGGGTGGTGGAGAGGAGATGGCAACTCCAGATGAAGTGGACAACGAGTACTTGGACAGCCTTTGGGAGTCGGAGGGAAGTGAGGTGTGCTACCTGCCATCAGAGCAGACCATCAGTCCATCATCTACTTCTGATCAGCCAACCAGCTCCTTCCTTGTCACCAGCAGCACTAGTGGCAACACTAGCACTAGTCCTTTGGGAATCACTGAAACAGTACTTACACCTACTGATCTTCTAACTCCCCAGAGTGACCGACAGGGTTCAGTGCCAACCAGTGATGAGGGTTACTATGATTCCACAACACCTGGAGCTGATGAGGATGCTCGTGAATGTCCGCAGCAGGAAAGACTTTCCCGGGACAGCTATAGCGGCGATGCCCTTTACGAACTTTTTGAGCCTGACGATCGATTGCTTAGTCCACCTTTACCTTCTAAAGACAGTCGTGCTTTGCTGGGTGGAAACAACAGTAAAGGAGATCTTCTTTATGCCTTGACATCCGCTGGCTTGGAATCCGGTGCCATGGAGACGGAGGAGGAGCGCCTGAGTAAGATCCAGCATGCCTTGTTGTGTTGTGAGTTGCAGAACCTGAGAAACCCATCCAAAGATCAGCAACTGTATTGTAGCGAGCATTTATACAGTGAAACAAACCCTCGTGAGGGGATTTACAAAAGCTCAAAGGAGGAAGCACATCATCCGTCTGGATCCAGGCCACTACAAGGATCCCAAGCCTTAAAAGAGGTTTTGTCTCATAGTGGGGGTCAGGTGGAGCACAGACCCTCGTCTGGACCTACTACAGATTCAAGGTTAAGCACGCAAGCCTCAAAGACAACAAGCCTTGGAAAAGATGCAGTACTGTATTCCAAGCAGGAAAGGTGTGATGGTGCAGATGATGGCTCTTTCCTGCCCACTAGAGGCTGCAGCCAATCACAGGAGGAGCTAATGGTCTGTTTCTCACAAGCTTTGGTTGATTTTACCAAAAACAACAGACTTTATCACAACTCCACAGAAAGTTTGGATGGCTCTGAATCAAGCTCACCGTTTGGACCAAGCTTAAGTGCTCTTCCTGCCATCGTCACTTTTGATGTGGTTGACATGGAGAATGAGGGTGAGTgtgaacaaccagagcttgtagaggaagaggaggagtcTACGTCCCCGTTTGAGGCGTTCGAAGACGACAGCTGCTATTTACAGCAGGACGCTTTTGCCGAGTGCGATCAGAGAACCTTTGATGCTTACGAGCAAAGTTTGTTTCTCAGTAATGCTTGGGGTATCACAAGTCTTCCCCGTCACCGTAGCCTGGGCCGTCCAAGCCCTCCGGTTCCTTCGTCACTCGCTCTGAACCGACGTAGTCGCTCTCTGGATACGGATAGTCTCGAGCTCCAAACCAGCGAGCTTTATGCATCGCTCGTTTCCCATGGGCACAAGATGGCTGCTTCCTTTAACCGCAGGAAAAATAGTGCTGACACAGAAGACGTATGTGACATGGGTCAACAAGGAAGGAACTGGAGACAAGGGCATGGTTGTGAATTTGACTCTTCTCAGACCTCCATGTCTCAGCAACAGCAAAGATCCTTGCATGGTACTGCTTGGATGGAGACCCTGTCAAGTTCTAGCTGTCAGCCAACAGTTAGACCTTCACATCTACCCTTGCAGGCTGCTTATCATAATAGCAGTGCAGCACGAATCCTCAAAATCTGTGCCGATGGAGAAGTTTCGGGTGGTGGTCACACTGATCAGTACCCTTGTAATCATCCGCCAGGAGGACAGTGGAAAAGTCGACCGGTTGGTATTACCCAGGGGATACCTCATCACcgagctgaccaatcagaggctACAAGAGAGATTATGACCAAGAACAGGAGGACAGAGGTGGAGGTGGGATACTCCACAGCTACGCCCAAACGCAACATGTAA